One window of the Marmota flaviventris isolate mMarFla1 chromosome 2, mMarFla1.hap1, whole genome shotgun sequence genome contains the following:
- the Avp gene encoding vasopressin-neurophysin 2-copeptin, protein MPDTMLPACFLGLLAFTSACYFQNCPRGGKRAMSDLELRQCLPCGPEGKGRCFGPSICCGDELGCFVGTAEALRCQEENYLPSPCQSGQKPCGSGGRCAAAGICCNEESCVSDPECREGFRRRARASDRNNATQLDRPTGALLLRLLQLAGAPEPAEPIELAKPGAD, encoded by the exons ATGCCCGACACCATGCTGCCCGCCTGCTTCCTCGGCCTGCTGGCCTTCACCTCTGCTTGCTACTTCCAGAACTGCCCGAGGGGTGGCAAGAGGGCCATGTCCGACCTGGAGCTGAGACAG TGCCTCCCCTGCGGCCCCGAGGGCAAAGGTCGCTGCTTCGGGCCCAGCATCTGCTGCGGGGACGAGCTGGGCTGCTTCGTGGGCACAGCTGAGGCGCTGCGCTGCCAGGAGGAGAACTACCTGCCATCGCCCTGCCAGTCCGGCCAGAAGCCGTGCGGGAGCGGGGGCCGGTGCGCGGCCGCCGGCATCTGCTGCAACGAAG AGAGCTGTGTGAGCGACCCAGAGTGCCGCGAGGGCTTTCGCCGCCGAGCCCGCGCCAGCGACCGCAACAACGCCACGCAGCTGGACCGGCCCACGGGGGCCCTGCTGCTGCGGCTGCTGCAGCTGGCGGGGGCGCCCGAGCCCGCCGAGCCCATCGAGCTCGCCAAGCCCGGCGCGGACTGA